The Candidatus Hydrogenedentota bacterium genomic sequence GCCCGCCAGCCCCCGGTTCAGGAAGACCGCCGCCATGCCCCGGCGCTCCGCGGAGAGGTCGGGATACACGCGCACCGGCTGGTCCAGCGGGAGGCTCCGGCGCACATCCCAAAACCCGAGGCGCGAGGGGGTCTCCGCGCGCGCGAAGGCGATGCTGTGGCGCCCCCGCCGGTCGGCCATGCAGGGCCAGAGCAGGCGCCCGGGCGCGTCCCCGGGGAGCGCCACCTCCATCACGCGCCGCTCCGGCGCGAACCCGGCGGGCCAGGCGAGGGCCAGCCGCAGCCGGCGCAGGCCGCAGGAGGAGCCATCCACGAGCAGCTCCACCTCGCCGGGGCGCCCGCAGGTCAGGCGGACATCGCCCGGAAACCGGAGGCGCAGACCGGCCAGCCGCCCGCGCGAGACCCAGGCGTCCAGCAGGACAACGGCGGCGGACAGCGCGCCGGCCGCCGCCGCGGGCAGGGCCCACCGCGGTTCGGCGGCCGCGGCGAGCACGCAGGACGCGCCCACCACACCGGTCCAGAGAACCAGTCTTTCCCGGGGAACCATCATCGGGGAACGGGCACCTCCCTCAGGATGCGGGCGACCACATCGGGCACGGACAGCCCCTCAATCTCATATTCCGGACGCAGCACGAGGCGGTGCGTCAGGACGGGGGCCGTGAGGGCCTTCACGTCGTCCGGGGTGACAAAATCGCGCCCCTCCAGCAGGGCGTTCACGCGGCAGGACAGGAGAAGCGCCTGGGTCGCGCGGGGTCCCGCCCCCACGAGGACCGCCTGCTCCGCCCGCGTCCTGCGCACAATGTCCACGATGTAGGCGGCGATCTCGTCGCGCACGCCGACCCCGCCGAGATGGGCGCAGTGGGCCGCCAGCTCGTCCTGGGTGACCACCTGCGCCACCCCGCCCCGCTCCAGCACGGCCTCGGGGGACTCCCCGGCGAGCATGCGCCGGGCCAGCTCCAGCTCCTCGCCGCGCTCCGGGCAGTCCATGGACACCTTGAGCATGAACCGGTCCTTCTGCGCCTCGGGGAGCGGATAGGTCCCCTCGTACTCAATGGGGTTCTGCGTGGCGAAGACGGTGAAGTGCGGCGGAAGCCGGAAGGTTTCCCGGTCAATGGTGACGGCGCGCTCCTGCATGGCCTGGAGGAGGGCGGACTGCGTCTTCGCGGGCGCGCGGTTGATCTCGTCGGCCAGGAGGAACGACGAGAAGACGGGCCCCTTCACCAGGGAGAACTCGTTCCGCTGGAGGTTGAAGACATTGGTCCCGATGATGTCCGCGGGCATGAGGTCGGGCGTGAACTGGATACGGGCGAAGGAGCAGCCCATCGCGCGGGCCAGGGTCCGCACGAGCAGCGTCTTGGCCACGCCGGGAACGCCCTCAATAAGCACGTGCTGCCCCGTGAGAATCGCGATGAGGGCCGCGCGCACCGGGGCGTCCTGCCCGATGACCACCTTCGCGGTCTCCTCCCGCACGCGCGCGAGCGCGCCCGTCAGCAGGTTCAGGTTGTCGTTCACCGTTCTCTCCTTTCCTTGAGGATTGCACAGATGCGGTTGTAGGCGGAAACCCGGTCCGGACCGGCGGCCGCCGCGACAGTTTCGGCCTCCAGACGCCGCCCCGCCCCAGGGGAGGCGGACGGCGCGGGCGGCTCCGTGGCCGCCCACTCCCGGACGCACAGCCCCAGCAGGGACGCCGGGGGGACGGCCCGATGAAGCAGTCCCGTGAGGGCCTCGCCGCTGCCGCGCCCGGCGGCCTCCCGCACGGAGGCGTCCCGCGGCGGGCCGGGGTCCAGACTGGTCAGACTCCGCCACGCGAACAGCGCGAAGACGGCCGCAAACACGGCAAGCAGCGGTCCCAGGCCGTATTGGAGGGCCAGGGACATGACACCCTCGCTCTCGAACACCCCGAGGTGGGACTCCTCGAAGATCACCCGGCGCGCCCCGCCGAGAAACCACGAAAGCAGGCGCGTCTGGCGGTCCCCGGCCAGGGCCTCGTTGCTGAAAAGGTAGCTGTCCGAACAGAGGACCACGCTGCCCGCCCCCAGGCCGCGCTCGGCGACCACAGGCGCGCCGCCGGCCGTGCAGACGGTCCGCCAATGCTCGTCCCCGGTCTCGATGCGGGCGTCTCCCCTCCAGGGCAGCGCCTCCGGAAGGGCGTCCTTCACCGCGTCCACGGCGCGCGCCTCCTTCACTCCCTTGGACTCCCCCTCTATGAAGGCGGCCCCCCACAGCGACTCGCAGGAGTCGCAGCACGCGGCGCACGCGCCCTTCTTCGGATCACAGGCCTGGTTCTTCTTCTCCGGCTTCTCCTCCGCCTTCTCCTCCGCCTTCTCCTCCGCCTTCTTCTCCGCCTTCTCCCCGTCCTTTTCGCTGTCTCCGTCCCCCTTCTTCGCGGCGTCGTCCCCGGAATCCTTGTCGTCCCCGGAGAGCAAGTCCAGACTTTCCGGAACGGCGATGACCACCCTGCCGCCGGAGGCCGCAAAGCGGGTCAGGAAACGCACGTCCGCGTCGGAAATGAGCCAGGGCTCGACCCCGACGATGAGCAGGGTGGTGTCGTCCCCCTCCGGCAACCGGTCCAGAGGGCGGACATTCCGGGAGACGGACCCCTGCGGGAGACCCTCCAGTGCCTCATAGAGGGCGCGGGT encodes the following:
- a CDS encoding MoxR family ATPase, with product MNLLTGALARVREETAKVVIGQDAPVRAALIAILTGQHVLIEGVPGVAKTLLVRTLARAMGCSFARIQFTPDLMPADIIGTNVFNLQRNEFSLVKGPVFSSFLLADEINRAPAKTQSALLQAMQERAVTIDRETFRLPPHFTVFATQNPIEYEGTYPLPEAQKDRFMLKVSMDCPERGEELELARRMLAGESPEAVLERGGVAQVVTQDELAAHCAHLGGVGVRDEIAAYIVDIVRRTRAEQAVLVGAGPRATQALLLSCRVNALLEGRDFVTPDDVKALTAPVLTHRLVLRPEYEIEGLSVPDVVARILREVPVPR
- a CDS encoding DUF4350 domain-containing protein — encoded protein: MHGANRVAVVLALLALAVFGAAVHRYFHRYFDAGAAGADYSSYLRGPKGTRALYEALEGLPQGSVSRNVRPLDRLPEGDDTTLLIVGVEPWLISDADVRFLTRFAASGGRVVIAVPESLDLLSGDDKDSGDDAAKKGDGDSEKDGEKAEKKAEEKAEEKAEEKPEKKNQACDPKKGACAACCDSCESLWGAAFIEGESKGVKEARAVDAVKDALPEALPWRGDARIETGDEHWRTVCTAGGAPVVAERGLGAGSVVLCSDSYLFSNEALAGDRQTRLLSWFLGGARRVIFEESHLGVFESEGVMSLALQYGLGPLLAVFAAVFALFAWRSLTSLDPGPPRDASVREAAGRGSGEALTGLLHRAVPPASLLGLCVREWAATEPPAPSASPGAGRRLEAETVAAAAGPDRVSAYNRICAILKERRER